In a single window of the Bacillus clarus genome:
- a CDS encoding acetamidase/formamidase family protein, producing the protein MYRISKEHIIYAMSPQNRPCLQVEIGSKLVFETYDCFENQIHSEDVAFKELDWNRINPATGPVYIEGAETGDILVITIEKIKIAEQGVLTTGPNLGVMGNEIKENRVKLVPIRNQHVVFSNELQIPINPMIGVIGTAPQEGSISCGTPHDHGGNMDCKEMKEGTTLLLPVNVPGALLALGDLHAAMGDGEIGVSGVEVAGEVTVTVNVIKEKQWPLPMAIQKERIITIASEELLDDAANRAVSNMVSFLNEELKLSKADATLLLSAAGNLRVCQVVDPLKTARMELGIEYVSQLGFSLCAYINK; encoded by the coding sequence ATGTATCGTATTAGTAAAGAACATATCATTTACGCAATGTCACCACAAAATAGGCCGTGCTTACAAGTGGAAATTGGAAGTAAACTAGTATTCGAAACATACGACTGTTTTGAAAATCAAATTCATTCTGAGGATGTCGCATTTAAAGAGTTAGATTGGAATCGGATTAATCCAGCTACTGGACCTGTTTATATTGAAGGTGCAGAAACTGGTGATATATTAGTGATAACGATTGAAAAAATTAAAATCGCAGAGCAAGGAGTATTAACAACTGGACCGAATTTAGGCGTAATGGGCAATGAAATAAAAGAAAATAGAGTAAAGCTTGTTCCGATTCGTAATCAGCATGTGGTGTTTTCTAATGAACTACAAATCCCAATTAATCCGATGATTGGTGTAATTGGTACGGCACCTCAAGAAGGTAGTATTTCATGCGGCACTCCGCACGATCATGGAGGAAATATGGATTGTAAAGAAATGAAAGAAGGGACCACTCTCTTATTACCAGTAAATGTTCCTGGGGCATTACTTGCATTAGGGGATTTACACGCCGCTATGGGAGATGGTGAAATTGGGGTAAGTGGCGTCGAAGTTGCTGGAGAAGTAACTGTGACAGTGAACGTTATAAAAGAAAAACAATGGCCACTACCAATGGCAATTCAAAAAGAACGTATTATAACGATTGCTTCAGAAGAACTATTAGATGACGCGGCGAACCGTGCAGTAAGCAATATGGTTTCATTTTTGAATGAGGAATTAAAGCTTTCTAAAGCGGATGCAACCCTTTTATTATCCGCAGCTGGAAATTTACGAGTTTGTCAAGTGGTAGATCCGCTTAAAACAGCACGAATGGAATTAGGGATAGAATATGTGAGCCAGTTAGGTTTTTCGCTGTGTGCATATATTAATAAATGA
- a CDS encoding response regulator transcription factor has product MVKIMIVEDDVKIAELLSAYVAKYGYQGIIVSDFQNVLDTFIQEKPELVLLDINLPSFDGYYWCRQIRAVSTCPILFISAREGTMDQVMALENGGDDFIPKPFHYEVVMAKIRSQLRRAYGDYSPKLEERMIEQKGLCLYPERLVLKLRNQEIDVTRNEAILLEMLMKNYPRVVSREVLLNKLWDSESYVDDNTLSVNTTRARKKLQTLLIEGAIETVRSVGYRLHITWGNGTEKC; this is encoded by the coding sequence ATGGTTAAAATTATGATTGTAGAAGATGACGTGAAAATTGCAGAGCTGTTATCAGCATATGTTGCGAAATATGGTTACCAAGGGATTATTGTATCTGATTTTCAAAATGTGTTAGATACTTTCATACAAGAAAAGCCGGAATTAGTTTTATTAGATATTAATTTGCCAAGTTTTGATGGGTATTATTGGTGTCGTCAAATTCGAGCTGTCTCTACGTGCCCAATATTATTTATTTCTGCACGTGAAGGTACGATGGATCAAGTTATGGCATTAGAAAATGGTGGTGATGATTTTATTCCGAAACCATTCCACTATGAAGTTGTAATGGCTAAAATTCGTAGTCAATTGAGACGCGCTTATGGAGACTATTCACCGAAACTAGAAGAACGGATGATTGAACAAAAAGGCCTTTGTTTATATCCGGAAAGACTTGTATTAAAGTTACGGAATCAAGAAATTGATGTAACGAGAAATGAAGCTATTTTATTAGAGATGTTAATGAAAAATTATCCGCGTGTTGTCAGTAGGGAAGTATTATTAAATAAGTTATGGGATAGTGAATCGTATGTTGATGATAATACATTAAGTGTAAATACGACACGCGCGCGTAAAAAGTTACAAACGTTACTTATTGAAGGAGCAATTGAAACGGTTCGTAGTGTTGGATATAGACTGCACAT
- a CDS encoding cell wall hydrolase has translation MPLIPYTESDVDLLARLIRAEAEGEGRQGEQLVGCVVVNRVFCDCLDFKQIRTVSDAVYQSPGGFEAVQYGYFYQRARDSEKEIARRVLQGEWRWPARWALWYFRPVGACPPEWYNQPFVGQFKSHCFYEPTGDECPKMYSR, from the coding sequence ATGCCCCTTATTCCTTACACTGAAAGTGATGTTGATTTACTAGCACGCTTAATACGTGCTGAAGCTGAAGGTGAAGGCCGACAAGGAGAACAGCTTGTTGGCTGTGTTGTCGTAAACCGTGTATTTTGTGATTGCTTAGATTTCAAACAAATCCGCACTGTAAGTGATGCAGTATATCAAAGCCCAGGTGGATTTGAAGCAGTACAGTACGGTTATTTTTATCAACGCGCTCGTGATTCAGAAAAAGAAATCGCTAGACGTGTTTTGCAAGGTGAATGGCGTTGGCCAGCCAGATGGGCTCTTTGGTATTTCCGTCCAGTTGGAGCTTGCCCACCAGAGTGGTATAACCAACCGTTTGTAGGACAATTTAAAAGCCATTGTTTTTATGAGCCAACTGGCGATGAATGTCCAAAAATGTATTCACGGTAA
- a CDS encoding response regulator transcription factor, translated as MIKVLIAEDQKMLRGALVSLLKLEKDMKIVADVSNGKDAWDIIIKEKPDVCLLDIEIPDMTGLEIAKKLRHLNHPCKIIIVTTFARPGYLQKAIDIKVDAYLLKDEPIDILIHAIRKVMTGEHIISTSLASTLFSTENNPLTEREREILRMVNDGNSTKKIGQSLFLTNGTVRNYLSSAIQKLEADSRFQAIQIAIKKGWL; from the coding sequence ATGATAAAAGTTTTAATTGCAGAAGACCAAAAAATGCTCCGTGGGGCACTAGTCTCGCTACTAAAATTAGAAAAAGATATGAAAATAGTTGCGGATGTTTCTAACGGGAAAGATGCATGGGATATTATTATAAAAGAAAAACCAGACGTCTGCCTACTTGATATCGAAATCCCTGACATGACAGGACTTGAAATCGCTAAAAAATTAAGGCATCTAAACCACCCTTGCAAAATCATAATCGTTACAACATTTGCTCGCCCTGGTTATTTACAAAAAGCAATAGATATCAAGGTAGATGCTTATTTATTGAAAGACGAGCCGATTGATATCCTAATTCATGCAATCCGCAAAGTGATGACCGGCGAACATATCATTAGCACAAGCTTAGCTTCTACATTATTTTCAACAGAAAACAACCCTTTAACCGAACGAGAAAGAGAAATACTCCGAATGGTTAATGATGGGAATAGTACAAAAAAAATCGGTCAGAGCTTATTTTTAACAAACGGTACCGTAAGAAATTATTTATCATCTGCTATACAGAAACTAGAGGCTGATTCAAGGTTTCAAGCAATACAAATTGCAATAAAAAAAGGATGGTTATAA
- a CDS encoding sensor histidine kinase: MLKKLYPHDQIEKYLLLDVIFLVFLFYNMLRAETSISLYWKLFFLTLILISFYLKLWFKDWRLLTSSLFSCALFTILAISIDIWLLSYGFIIGNLLGRAHSKIYIAIGTIGIIIMFLLVSYQIYGHSFTILKTSFLPIIILQITQPLIIHIREKSKLLQKALNTANSQIERYIQEEERNRIARDLHDTLGQTLTMIKLKSELSIRLIEKDTPQAKRELNDILDTSRYALKQVRELVTDMKYISLKDELEHINQLLYTSSIQLVIKGNADHLTLSNIAETMVALSIREAITNVLRHSKATRCTINIKKDADFYTLTINDDGIGFQQHSYGFGIQSITERMKILQGTVQIHTQKNNGTTITLKFPIPLEQTK; encoded by the coding sequence ATGTTAAAAAAGCTTTATCCTCATGATCAAATTGAAAAGTATTTGCTTTTAGATGTCATTTTTCTTGTTTTTTTGTTTTATAATATGTTACGAGCTGAAACATCTATTTCACTTTATTGGAAACTATTCTTTTTAACCCTCATTCTAATTTCTTTTTATCTCAAATTATGGTTTAAAGATTGGCGCCTTCTCACTTCTAGCTTATTCAGTTGCGCTTTATTTACAATCCTTGCAATTTCGATAGACATATGGTTACTTTCTTATGGATTTATTATAGGGAATTTATTAGGACGGGCACACTCTAAAATCTATATAGCTATTGGAACTATAGGTATTATCATTATGTTTCTTCTGGTTAGCTATCAAATTTACGGACACTCTTTCACTATATTAAAAACCTCTTTTTTACCTATAATTATTTTACAAATTACACAACCGCTCATTATTCATATTCGTGAAAAATCAAAGCTTTTACAAAAAGCATTAAACACCGCAAACTCCCAAATTGAAAGATACATTCAAGAAGAAGAGCGTAACCGTATTGCAAGAGATCTTCATGATACATTAGGTCAAACATTAACAATGATTAAACTGAAAAGTGAACTTTCCATAAGGCTAATAGAAAAAGATACCCCCCAGGCAAAACGAGAGTTAAACGACATTTTAGATACTTCACGCTACGCCTTAAAACAAGTACGTGAACTTGTCACAGATATGAAGTATATTTCATTAAAAGATGAATTGGAACATATTAACCAACTTTTATATACTTCTAGTATTCAATTAGTCATTAAAGGTAACGCAGATCATTTAACTCTTTCAAATATTGCAGAAACGATGGTTGCTCTTTCTATAAGAGAAGCGATTACAAATGTTTTAAGACATAGCAAGGCGACAAGATGTACTATCAATATAAAAAAAGATGCTGACTTCTATACGCTCACCATAAATGATGATGGAATTGGATTTCAACAACATTCATATGGATTTGGCATTCAATCTATTACAGAACGAATGAAAATACTTCAAGGAACCGTACAAATACATACACAAAAAAATAACGGAACAACTATTACCTTGAAATTCCCTATTCCATTAGAACAGACGAAATGA
- a CDS encoding DUF418 domain-containing protein, which yields MLTFNERIRLLDVLRGFAILGTLGTNIWIFAHLGDASYIFTFNNANWWSSFDDFVRIFILFLVNGKLLGLLTIMFGVGLELKYQQSLRKRNTWPGMYLWTSFILVVEGFVHFALVMEYDILMSYGITAIIVSFIIKHGNTAIHRTMKIIGFIHAFAMLSILVIFMYFHLIGNNISLGNMQEVTALYSNGTWFEQIQYRLTNFIANRMEAIIIIPMNIFLFLLGIRLTRIGAFSPSETGKQIRTKMLKNGIMIGIPLNLLVFIPGGIFDLPVRYLFAPFLSVLYIALIAKLMENFVDFWLWNHIEKVGKMSLSCYVLQNIVTSILFYGWGFGLGGNTDSISIVFVWICICIFEVYFATFWLKKFKLGPMESARKYTSNLINKT from the coding sequence ATGCTAACATTTAACGAAAGGATTCGTTTACTTGATGTTTTAAGGGGATTTGCTATATTAGGAACGCTTGGCACAAACATTTGGATTTTTGCGCATTTAGGGGATGCTTCATATATTTTCACTTTTAACAACGCCAATTGGTGGTCATCATTTGATGATTTTGTTCGGATATTCATTTTATTTTTAGTTAATGGGAAACTTCTTGGGTTATTAACGATTATGTTTGGAGTAGGACTTGAATTAAAATATCAACAATCTTTACGAAAAAGAAACACTTGGCCAGGGATGTATTTGTGGACATCTTTTATATTAGTAGTAGAAGGTTTTGTTCATTTCGCTCTCGTAATGGAATATGATATTTTAATGAGTTATGGAATTACAGCCATCATTGTGTCATTTATTATAAAACATGGTAATACAGCTATTCATCGAACAATGAAAATAATTGGTTTTATTCATGCTTTTGCAATGCTATCAATTCTTGTAATATTCATGTATTTCCATCTTATAGGAAATAATATTTCACTAGGAAACATGCAAGAAGTTACAGCTCTTTATAGTAACGGAACGTGGTTTGAACAAATCCAGTATCGACTTACAAACTTTATTGCAAATCGAATGGAAGCAATTATTATTATTCCTATGAATATTTTTTTGTTTTTATTAGGCATACGCCTTACACGAATAGGCGCCTTCTCACCAAGTGAAACCGGAAAACAAATCCGAACAAAAATGCTTAAGAACGGTATTATGATTGGAATTCCTCTTAATTTATTAGTCTTTATTCCAGGTGGGATTTTTGATTTACCAGTTCGTTATTTATTCGCCCCTTTCCTTTCCGTTTTATACATCGCTTTAATTGCTAAATTAATGGAAAATTTCGTAGATTTTTGGTTATGGAATCACATTGAAAAGGTAGGAAAAATGTCTCTTAGTTGTTATGTCTTACAAAACATTGTTACTTCCATTCTATTTTATGGCTGGGGTTTCGGACTTGGAGGAAATACGGACTCTATATCTATTGTTTTCGTTTGGATTTGTATCTGTATATTTGAAGTTTATTTCGCAACATTTTGGCTCAAGAAATTTAAACTCGGCCCGATGGAATCTGCGCGAAAGTATACCTCTAATTTAATTAATAAAACATAA